Proteins encoded in a region of the Rutidosis leptorrhynchoides isolate AG116_Rl617_1_P2 chromosome 9, CSIRO_AGI_Rlap_v1, whole genome shotgun sequence genome:
- the LOC139866466 gene encoding ESCRT-related protein CHMP1A, giving the protein MGQAEKLMNQIMELKFTAKSLQRQARKCEKDEKSEKLKVKKAIEKGNMDGARIYAENAIRKRSEQMNYLRLSSRLDAVVARLDTQAKMTTISKSMGTIVKSLESTLATGNLQKMSETMDKFEQQFVNMEVQAEFMESSMAGSTSLSTPEGEVNSLMQQVADDYGLEVSVGLPQPAGHAVANKNNEKVEEDDLTRRLAELKARG; this is encoded by the coding sequence ATGGGTCAAGCCGAGAAATTAATGAACCAGATCATGGAGCTCAAATTCACCGCTAAAAGTCTTCAACGACAAGCCAGAAAGTGCGAAAAAGACGAGAAATCAGAGAAACTTAAAGTAAAAAAAGCGATCGAAAAAGGAAACATGGACGGCGCACGGATCTACGCTGAAAACGCGATCCGTAAACGTAGCGAACAAATGAATTACCTCCGATTATCATCGCGACTCGATGCTGTCGTTGCGCGCCTCGATACGCAAGCTAAGATGACTACGATCAGTAAGTCAATGGGAACAATTGTGAAGTCTCTTGAGTCAACGCTAGCTACAGGTAACTTGCAGAAGATGTCTGAAACAATGGATAAATTTGAACAACAGTTTGTTAATATGGAAGTGCAAGCTGAGTTTATGGAGAGTTCGATGGCTGGAAGTACTTCGCTTTCGACTCCTGAAGGTGAGGTTAATAGTTTGATGCAACAAGTTGCTGATGATTACGGTTTGGAGGTTTCGGTTGGGTTGCCGCAGCCTGCGGGCCATGCGGTGGCGAACAAGAACAATGAGAAGGTTGAGGAGGATGATCTGACTAGGCGTCTTGCTGAGCTTAAAGCGCGTGGGTAA
- the LOC139867722 gene encoding agglutinin-like produces the protein MGRREYIIIEKWGMYANCKEKQDLRIQCSKRFIFNVTNTCSLKRRESESAHQFLCKNINQVYRITYKATRSNIFVRTNSLDYLTMDKSVQVGPWGGNGGNQWDDGVHNGVREISILYSTSIYAIQITYDNNGQPFQAENHAGICRHTKFAQIKLQFPDEILISVSGRYCPAVYGGRPVIRSLTFKSNKRTFGPFGFEEGTPFDFLANGQKIVGFYGKTGDIKMSIANNRYEDKSVQAGPWGGIGGNQWDDGVHNGVREISLLYGTSIYDIQLTYDNNGQPFQAENHAGIGRTHTKSAQIKLQYPDEILVGVSGRYCPAVYGGRPVIRSLTFKSNKRTFGPFGFEEGTPFNFLTNGQKIAGFYGKTGWFLDSIGVHLLPSKPAIFQMNTLKFTGFYHHANKYVEQQKTKKGTKLYLWAK, from the exons atgggacggagggagtatatcatTATTGAGAAATGG GGTATGTATGCAAATTGCAAAGAAAAGCAAGATTTAAGGATTCAATGTTCTAAAAGGTTCATATTCAATGTAACAAACACCTGCAGTTTAAAGAGAAGGGAATCTGAATCAGCACAT CAATTTCTGTGCAAAAATATCAATCAAGTATACCGCATTACTTACAAAGCTACACGTAGTAACATATTTGTTCGTACTAATTCTTTGGACTATTTAACAATG GATAAAAGCGTACAAGTGGGACCATGGGGAGGAAATGGAGGGAATCAATGGGATGACGGAGTACATAACGGAGTTAGAGAAATCAGTATTTTATACAGTACTAGCATCTACGCTATCCAAATAACATACGATAACAATGGTCAACCATTTCAGGCCGAAAATCATGCAGGCATTTGCCGTCATACCAAATTTGCTCAG ATTAAGTTACAATTTCCGGATGAGATCTTGATAAGTGTTAGCGGGCGCTATTGCCCTGCGGTCTATGGAGGTCGGCCTGTTATTCGATCACTCACTTTTAAGAGCAATAAAAGAACATTTGGTCCATTTGGATTTGAAGAAGGAACACCCTTCGATTTCTTGGCAAACGGTCAAAAGATTGTAGGTTTTTATGGAAAAACAG GCGATATCAAAATGTCCATTGCAAATAATCGATATGAG GATAAAAGCGTACAAGCGGGACCATGGGGAGGAATCGGAGGGAATCAATGGGATGATGGAGTACATAACGGAGTTAGAGAAATCAGTCTTTTATACGGTACTAGCATTTACGATATCCAATTAACATACGATAACAATGGTCAACCATTTCAGGCCGAAAATCATGCAGGCATTGGTCGTACCCATACCAAATCTGCTCAG ATTAAGCTACAATATCCGGATGAGATCTTGGTGGGTGTTAGCGGGCGCTATTGCCCTGCGGTCTATGGAGGTCGGCCTGTTATTCGATCACTGACTTTTAAGAGCAATAAAAGAACATTTGGGCCATTTGGATTTGAAGAAGGAACACCCTTCAATTTCTTGACAAACGGTCAAAAGATTGCAGGTTTTTATGGAAAAACTGGTTGGTTTCTTGACTCAATCGGGGTCCATTTATTGCCTTCAAAACCAGCCATCTTCCAAATGAACACGTTGAAGTTTACAGGATTTTATCATCATGCTAACAAATATGTTGAACAACAGAAGACGAAGAAGGGCACTAAACTTTATCTTTGGGCCAAATGA